Proteins co-encoded in one Ensifer sp. PDNC004 genomic window:
- a CDS encoding putative DNA-binding domain-containing protein, giving the protein MSAPDATLPIPIGRAGSYAAGFVPPLLAPDRPTPALVAGPNGKAAVKRFNVYRNNVTVSLIEALAATFPATERITGEAFFRAMARFHVRETPPTSPLLFEYGHDFPDFIARYEYAKGMPWLADVARIERAWLDAYHAADAPALAPSALSLVPPERLGDIVFEPHPASRIVRSDYPAVTIFAVNRGRGPVGRIETADPESALITRPGLDVIVRNLAPDADLLLSRLLAGVPLAAAAAEASTRSPTLDLTAAIATALEAGAFAAIHHGG; this is encoded by the coding sequence GTGTCCGCGCCTGACGCAACGCTCCCCATCCCGATCGGCCGAGCCGGCAGCTATGCCGCCGGTTTCGTGCCGCCGTTGCTTGCACCCGACCGGCCGACACCGGCGCTTGTCGCCGGCCCGAACGGCAAGGCGGCGGTGAAGCGCTTCAATGTCTATCGCAACAACGTCACGGTCAGCCTGATCGAGGCGCTGGCGGCGACCTTTCCGGCAACCGAGCGGATCACCGGCGAGGCCTTCTTCCGCGCCATGGCGCGCTTTCATGTGCGGGAGACGCCACCGACCTCGCCGCTGCTTTTCGAATACGGCCACGACTTTCCCGATTTCATCGCGCGCTACGAATACGCGAAGGGAATGCCCTGGCTTGCCGACGTTGCCAGGATCGAGCGCGCCTGGCTCGACGCCTATCATGCCGCCGATGCTCCGGCGCTTGCGCCGTCAGCGCTTTCCCTGGTTCCGCCCGAGCGGCTTGGCGACATCGTTTTCGAACCGCATCCGGCAAGCAGGATCGTGCGTTCCGATTATCCGGCCGTCACGATCTTTGCCGTCAACCGCGGGCGCGGACCGGTCGGGCGCATCGAAACGGCTGATCCGGAGAGCGCGCTGATTACCCGGCCCGGTCTCGATGTGATCGTTCGAAACCTCGCGCCCGACGCCGATCTCCTGCTTTCGCGCCTGCTGGCAGGCGTTCCCCTCGCCGCGGCCGCCGCGGAAGCTTCAACCCGATCTCCCACGCTCGATCTTACGGCCGCAATCGCCACCGCGCTCGAAGCCGGCGCCTTTGCGGCCATTCATCACGGAGGATGA
- a CDS encoding pyridoxal-phosphate dependent enzyme codes for MTKDVLETAARSVRARQRIRPFIYETPLIPSRTIGQQTCSTVLFKAENLQLTGSFKIRGAASKMTSLPRDHQVITASSGNHGIGAAHAASAIGQKLTVVLPEIVKPAKLERIRAYGVDVVLHGSETGLAEQHAQQLAATEKLGYVSPYNDPEIIAGQGTIALELLEQAERIDNVFIAMGGGGLISGIGSVLKSFSPLTRVIGVSAANSAALAASMKAGRVVETEHLDTLADAVAGGLDEDSITLGLAMAVVDEVVTCSEAEIAAAMRDVLLDEHMLVEGAAALALAGFRQIAAKCAGQTNVVLLCGSNIDSASVLPSLLG; via the coding sequence ATGACCAAAGACGTCCTCGAAACGGCGGCGCGCTCTGTCCGTGCGCGCCAGCGCATCCGCCCCTTCATCTATGAGACGCCGCTGATCCCCTCGCGCACGATCGGGCAGCAAACATGCTCGACGGTGCTGTTCAAGGCGGAAAACCTGCAGTTGACCGGCTCCTTCAAGATCCGCGGTGCTGCGAGCAAGATGACCTCGCTGCCCAGGGACCATCAGGTGATCACGGCCTCTTCCGGCAACCACGGCATTGGCGCTGCCCATGCAGCAAGCGCGATCGGCCAGAAACTGACGGTCGTGCTGCCCGAAATCGTCAAGCCGGCGAAGCTGGAGCGCATCCGCGCCTACGGCGTCGACGTCGTCCTCCACGGCTCCGAAACCGGGCTTGCCGAACAGCATGCACAGCAACTGGCCGCGACCGAAAAGCTCGGCTACGTCTCGCCCTACAACGACCCGGAAATCATCGCCGGCCAGGGCACGATCGCGCTTGAACTGCTGGAGCAGGCCGAGCGCATCGACAATGTCTTCATCGCCATGGGCGGTGGCGGACTGATCAGCGGCATCGGCTCGGTGCTGAAGAGCTTCAGCCCGTTGACCCGCGTCATCGGCGTTTCCGCCGCAAATTCGGCGGCGCTCGCGGCTTCGATGAAGGCCGGCCGCGTGGTCGAAACCGAACACCTCGACACGCTCGCCGATGCCGTCGCCGGCGGTCTTGACGAAGACAGCATTACACTCGGGCTGGCGATGGCCGTCGTCGATGAGGTCGTGACCTGCTCCGAAGCCGAGATTGCCGCGGCGATGCGAGACGTGCTTCTCGATGAGCATATGCTGGTCGAAGGAGCGGCAGCTCTCGCGCTCGCCGGCTTCCGGCAGATCGCAGCAAAATGCGCCGGCCAGACCAATGTCGTCCTGCTCTGCGGCAGCAATATCGACAGCGCCAGCGTGCTGCCTTCATTGCTGGGCTAG
- a CDS encoding tripartite tricarboxylate transporter substrate binding protein, protein MTRTFVKTLLAAGLFAAVASPAGAEPSKPECLAGAKPGGGFDLTCRLAANALLEAKIIGKPMAVTYMEGGVGAVAYNHVIGKRGTDGNLITAASSGSALLIAQGKFGQYDETAVRWLGALGADYGVLVVAADSPYKTLGELIAAYKASPTDFSVAGGGAVGSQDWMKGSLLAKAAGQEPKQMRYVALEGGGAVLTALEGGHVKVGAGDAAEMSKHHAAGKVRVLAVMAPERLPGELAEVPTAKEQGVDIEWPVWRGYYVGKDVSDADYKWWADAFTKLVATPEFVKEREARGLYEYNQVGDAFDQQVKADVARFKIIAKEAGM, encoded by the coding sequence ATGACCCGAACCTTCGTAAAGACCCTTCTGGCGGCCGGACTGTTTGCCGCCGTTGCATCGCCGGCCGGCGCCGAGCCCAGCAAGCCTGAGTGCCTGGCCGGCGCCAAGCCGGGCGGCGGCTTCGACCTCACCTGCCGGCTCGCCGCCAATGCGCTGCTCGAAGCCAAGATCATCGGCAAGCCGATGGCTGTCACCTACATGGAAGGTGGGGTTGGTGCGGTTGCCTACAACCACGTCATCGGCAAGCGCGGCACCGACGGCAACCTGATCACCGCGGCCTCGTCCGGCTCGGCGCTTCTGATCGCCCAGGGCAAGTTCGGCCAATATGACGAAACGGCCGTGCGCTGGCTCGGCGCGCTCGGCGCCGACTACGGCGTGCTCGTCGTTGCCGCCGACTCGCCCTACAAGACGCTTGGCGAATTGATCGCCGCCTACAAGGCAAGCCCGACCGACTTCTCAGTCGCCGGCGGCGGCGCCGTCGGCTCGCAGGACTGGATGAAGGGTTCGCTCTTGGCAAAGGCTGCCGGCCAGGAGCCGAAGCAGATGCGCTATGTGGCGCTCGAAGGCGGCGGTGCGGTGCTGACGGCGCTCGAAGGCGGCCACGTCAAGGTCGGCGCCGGCGATGCGGCAGAAATGTCCAAGCACCATGCCGCCGGCAAGGTCCGCGTGCTCGCCGTCATGGCGCCTGAGCGCCTTCCGGGCGAACTCGCCGAAGTGCCGACCGCCAAGGAACAGGGCGTCGACATCGAATGGCCGGTCTGGCGTGGCTACTATGTTGGCAAGGACGTCTCCGACGCGGACTATAAATGGTGGGCCGACGCCTTCACCAAGCTCGTCGCAACGCCGGAATTCGTGAAGGAGCGCGAGGCGCGCGGCCTCTACGAATACAACCAGGTCGGCGATGCCTTCGACCAGCAGGTCAAGGCGGACGTGGCACGCTTCAAGATCATCGCCAAGGAAGCCGGCATGTAA
- a CDS encoding transcriptional regulator, whose protein sequence is MTPELRPYSLVCDAVALLFQPYAEVVLHDLATETVVHIAGNFSKREIGEPSLLSEIGFREGDGIIGPYEKVNWDGRSIKAISAVLRDAAGKAIGVLCINADVSDFHAALRTLNALVRVPVDADKPESLFKEDWHERVNEYVQQWTAVRGLTISTLSRTDKQALVIALSSNGAFGGKNAASYISRILGMGRATVYKYLSQGSAP, encoded by the coding sequence GTGACCCCAGAACTCCGCCCCTATAGCCTGGTCTGCGACGCGGTCGCCTTGCTGTTCCAACCCTATGCCGAGGTCGTGCTGCATGACCTCGCAACCGAAACCGTCGTCCATATCGCCGGCAACTTCTCCAAGCGCGAGATCGGCGAACCCTCGCTGCTGAGCGAAATCGGCTTCAGGGAAGGCGATGGGATCATCGGCCCCTACGAAAAGGTCAACTGGGACGGGCGCTCGATCAAGGCGATCAGCGCGGTCTTGCGCGATGCGGCCGGCAAGGCGATCGGCGTGCTTTGCATCAATGCCGATGTCTCGGACTTCCATGCAGCACTCCGCACGCTCAACGCGCTCGTCCGCGTTCCCGTCGACGCCGACAAACCAGAGAGCCTGTTCAAGGAGGACTGGCACGAGCGCGTCAACGAATATGTCCAGCAGTGGACGGCTGTCCGGGGCCTGACGATCTCAACATTGAGCCGGACCGATAAGCAGGCGCTGGTGATCGCGCTTTCTTCAAACGGCGCCTTCGGCGGCAAGAATGCCGCGTCCTACATCTCGCGCATCCTCGGCATGGGCCGCGCAACCGTCTACAAATATCTGAGCCAGGGGAGCGCGCCATGA
- a CDS encoding ABC transporter substrate-binding protein, whose protein sequence is MRMWRQLPSIALVAVLGLAGPAGAVEGTRAFFPALDAERGRLVINGATDIEAMEPLIRDFQLTARDVAIDYTDYVTNELYHDADIACRLQQPFGDLLLSSSVDQLVKLANDGCALQHVSPETGSVPAWANWRDEVFGFTFEPSVMVYHKDFVPPEDVPHTHGELTDLLRFKPDYYRGRIGTYDLRQSGIGYLLAFLDAQQASTTYGRLLESLSRAQAVLRCCNNAVLSELDSGNVYIGYNILGSYAYAASRRNAKLRIVLPRDYTLILSRGALVPVGAKRRDLAGRFLDYLLSERGQEVAREKAFFFSWNGALPAEVDGPAKLVESGIGRPIRIGPALLAAQDRLQRSRFIDDWTKLIVDTPVRLRPN, encoded by the coding sequence ATGAGGATGTGGCGACAGCTTCCTTCGATCGCACTTGTCGCGGTCCTTGGGCTTGCCGGCCCGGCCGGCGCGGTCGAGGGGACGCGCGCGTTCTTTCCGGCGCTCGACGCCGAACGCGGCCGGCTCGTCATCAACGGCGCAACCGACATCGAGGCGATGGAGCCGCTGATCCGCGATTTTCAGCTGACGGCGCGGGATGTTGCCATCGACTATACCGACTACGTGACCAACGAGCTTTATCACGATGCCGACATCGCCTGCCGATTGCAGCAGCCCTTCGGTGACCTCCTGCTGTCGTCGTCCGTCGACCAGTTGGTGAAGCTTGCAAACGACGGCTGTGCTTTGCAGCATGTCTCGCCGGAGACCGGCAGCGTGCCGGCTTGGGCGAACTGGCGCGACGAGGTCTTCGGCTTCACCTTCGAGCCCTCGGTCATGGTCTATCACAAGGACTTCGTGCCGCCGGAGGACGTGCCGCACACTCATGGCGAGCTGACCGATCTGCTGCGCTTCAAGCCGGATTACTATCGCGGCCGCATCGGCACCTATGATCTGCGCCAGTCCGGCATCGGATACCTGCTCGCCTTCCTTGATGCGCAACAGGCCTCGACCACCTACGGCCGCCTGCTCGAAAGCCTGAGCCGCGCCCAGGCGGTGCTGCGCTGCTGCAACAACGCGGTTCTGTCGGAACTCGACAGTGGCAACGTCTATATCGGCTATAACATCCTCGGCTCCTACGCCTATGCCGCCTCGCGCCGGAACGCCAAGCTCAGGATCGTCCTGCCGCGCGACTATACGCTGATCCTCAGCCGCGGCGCGCTGGTCCCGGTGGGGGCGAAACGCCGCGATCTTGCCGGTCGTTTTCTCGATTATCTGCTCTCCGAGCGAGGGCAGGAGGTCGCGCGGGAGAAAGCGTTCTTCTTTTCGTGGAACGGCGCACTGCCGGCCGAGGTCGACGGCCCGGCAAAACTCGTGGAGTCCGGTATTGGCCGGCCGATCCGCATCGGCCCGGCATTGCTTGCCGCCCAGGACCGACTGCAGCGGTCCCGCTTCATCGACGACTGGACCAAGCTGATCGTCGATACCCCGGTGCGGCTGCGCCCGAACTGA
- a CDS encoding sensor histidine kinase, giving the protein MKRRETSLFWRLVLRVALVLCAGAALLSAAAWYYARAAADDAYDRLLLGAAIQITANMTVDAGNLGVTLPSSAFELLGLAERDRIFYRVVGPDGRTLTGYDDLDTGVDVTAARAGPVFLTTEYRKVPVRVAVVSRALSDPSFSGWAYVVMAQTTEARRGLAGELTTRAMILVGIMSLFALAGTVLAIRYSLLPVDALAATLRARDPQDLTPVEADMPRELKPFVGSINHFMGRLDERVTLLQRFIADAAHQIRTPLTALSAQVDMLEDHDLDANRRRHLARVRDRVSQLARLTNQLLSHAMVIHRSDSVRFKPVDLGDIARKAFRSTVPITVDPDVVVSFEDCSEPVYVLGDAVSLREAIANIIDNALQHGVAQRLAVRVRRDDDRALVEVADDGPGIPPGEWAAVTTRFVSSKTGEGSMGLGFAIAAEVALAHRGTVRFLEKGAHDFTVILDVPLYREGP; this is encoded by the coding sequence ATGAAGCGGCGTGAAACCTCTCTCTTCTGGCGGCTGGTGCTGCGCGTGGCGCTGGTGCTTTGCGCTGGGGCGGCGCTGCTCTCGGCGGCTGCCTGGTACTATGCCCGCGCGGCTGCCGACGATGCCTACGACCGGCTGCTGCTCGGTGCGGCGATCCAGATCACCGCGAACATGACCGTGGATGCGGGCAATCTGGGCGTGACGCTGCCGTCGTCGGCCTTCGAACTGCTTGGCCTTGCCGAGCGCGACCGCATTTTTTATCGCGTGGTGGGACCGGATGGCCGAACCCTGACCGGTTACGACGATCTCGATACCGGTGTCGACGTGACAGCGGCCCGAGCCGGCCCGGTCTTCCTGACGACGGAATATCGCAAGGTGCCGGTGCGCGTGGCCGTGGTCTCGCGGGCGCTTTCGGACCCGTCCTTTTCCGGCTGGGCCTATGTGGTGATGGCGCAGACGACCGAAGCGCGGCGCGGGCTTGCCGGCGAACTGACGACGCGCGCGATGATCCTTGTCGGCATCATGAGCCTATTTGCACTTGCCGGCACCGTGCTTGCCATCCGCTATTCGCTGCTGCCCGTCGATGCCCTTGCCGCGACGCTGCGTGCCCGCGATCCGCAGGACCTGACCCCCGTCGAGGCCGACATGCCAAGGGAGCTCAAACCCTTCGTCGGGTCGATCAATCATTTCATGGGCCGCCTCGACGAACGCGTCACCCTGCTTCAGCGCTTCATCGCCGATGCGGCCCACCAAATCCGCACGCCGTTGACGGCCCTTTCGGCGCAGGTCGACATGCTCGAAGATCACGACCTCGACGCCAACCGCAGACGGCATCTGGCGCGGGTGCGCGATCGCGTCAGCCAGTTGGCGCGGCTCACCAACCAGCTGCTCAGCCATGCCATGGTCATCCACCGATCCGATTCCGTGCGTTTCAAGCCGGTCGATCTTGGCGATATCGCGCGGAAAGCGTTTCGCTCGACGGTACCGATTACCGTCGACCCGGATGTCGTCGTCTCCTTCGAAGACTGCAGCGAGCCGGTCTATGTACTCGGCGATGCGGTGAGCCTGCGCGAGGCGATCGCCAACATCATCGACAACGCGCTGCAGCACGGTGTCGCGCAACGGCTGGCCGTGCGCGTGCGGCGCGACGACGATCGGGCTCTGGTGGAGGTCGCCGACGACGGTCCCGGCATTCCGCCGGGCGAATGGGCGGCGGTGACCACGCGGTTCGTCAGTTCGAAGACGGGAGAGGGAAGCATGGGACTCGGCTTTGCAATCGCGGCGGAGGTGGCGCTTGCCCATCGCGGCACGGTCCGGTTTCTGGAGAAAGGCGCGCACGACTTCACCGTCATTCTCGATGTTCCCCTTTATCGGGAGGGACCATGA
- a CDS encoding DoxX family protein, which produces MMSASRFSQNGSPADVSQWARRANRAVGVLAPLWLSQLVLRFGLAVPFFRSGMSKWDGFLQLNDVAVLLFSSEFQLHLPGGPYPYPAPAVTAFAAGSAEIVLPILLVFGLATRFAALGLLVMTIVVQLTVPDGWPIHITWAAMALALMASGPGKLSLDHLLCAWRKGGR; this is translated from the coding sequence ATGATGTCCGCATCCAGATTTTCGCAGAACGGCAGTCCTGCCGACGTCTCGCAATGGGCCCGTCGAGCGAACCGCGCCGTCGGCGTGCTTGCGCCGCTCTGGCTCTCCCAGCTTGTGCTGCGCTTTGGCCTCGCCGTCCCGTTCTTCCGATCCGGCATGAGCAAGTGGGACGGCTTCCTGCAGTTGAACGACGTGGCGGTGCTGCTCTTCAGCTCCGAGTTCCAGCTGCATCTGCCGGGCGGACCCTATCCCTACCCCGCTCCCGCCGTAACGGCCTTTGCGGCCGGCTCGGCGGAAATCGTTCTGCCCATTCTGCTCGTTTTCGGCCTGGCGACCCGCTTTGCCGCCCTCGGCCTGCTGGTGATGACGATCGTCGTGCAGCTGACCGTGCCGGACGGCTGGCCGATCCACATTACCTGGGCCGCCATGGCGCTCGCGCTGATGGCCTCCGGTCCCGGCAAGCTGTCGCTCGATCACCTGCTGTGCGCCTGGCGCAAGGGCGGACGATAG
- a CDS encoding tripartite tricarboxylate transporter TctB family protein has product MSDTPSSSSLVGRIGGLLMLALAIAYGIGGSQIEYAFASDPLGPRVVPVLLAIILAALCLLYLKSPGSTEAFPKGQLLVKIAAVPLLLFTSALLLEPAGFAVSIFLLTLGVGWIFGAPLRLAVVGAVGQAALWWFVFSYLLDVYLPAGRLFG; this is encoded by the coding sequence ATGTCAGACACTCCATCCTCATCCTCCCTCGTTGGCAGGATCGGCGGGCTCTTGATGCTTGCGCTGGCGATTGCCTATGGCATCGGCGGCAGCCAGATCGAATATGCCTTCGCTTCGGACCCGCTCGGTCCGCGCGTTGTGCCGGTACTGCTCGCCATCATCCTCGCGGCGCTTTGCCTTCTCTATCTGAAAAGCCCTGGTTCGACGGAAGCCTTCCCGAAGGGGCAGTTGCTCGTGAAGATCGCCGCGGTGCCGCTGCTGCTGTTCACATCGGCATTGCTCCTGGAGCCCGCCGGCTTTGCCGTCTCAATCTTCCTTCTCACCCTCGGCGTCGGCTGGATCTTCGGCGCGCCCTTGCGTCTCGCCGTCGTCGGCGCCGTCGGGCAGGCCGCCCTCTGGTGGTTTGTCTTTTCCTACCTGCTCGACGTCTATCTGCCCGCCGGTCGGCTGTTTGGCTGA
- a CDS encoding tripartite tricarboxylate transporter permease produces the protein MNLDYLWNGFTVALTMQNLLIGLVGCFIGTLVGALPAIGPINGIALLLPIAYTMGLPAESTMILLAAVYCGAEYGGRISSILLNVPGDAGAVMTALDGNPMARQGRAGEALMLSGLSSFVGGVFGAVGLALFAPLLAGLAIGFGPAEYFVLMVFAFATLGSMVGSQPVKTLIGCTLGLMLATVGLDATSGAYRFTFNEPELGDGIEFVVLVIGLFSVSEALLILEHQASGVTVIRELGRMTARLDDIRKSIGATLRGSVIGFIVGVLPGTGASVSSAVSYTTEKRISDTEGTFGKGDVRGLTAPEAANNATACGAFVPMLTLGVPGSGTTAVMLGALMLYNIQPGPMLITERPEVVGGLVASLFIGNVLLLLLNLPLVNIFARVLTVPNWLLVPGILVLSIVGVYSTHASVFSILLMLGIGVIGWMLRKAGFDMAPIILGFVLGHVMEVNLRNALAISGGDISILFQSKISIILWILAGAMAVMPLLVGWRKAKRMKTATS, from the coding sequence ATGAACCTCGATTATCTCTGGAACGGCTTTACCGTCGCGCTGACGATGCAGAACTTGCTCATCGGCCTTGTCGGCTGCTTTATCGGCACCCTGGTCGGCGCGCTGCCGGCGATCGGTCCGATCAACGGCATCGCGCTGCTGCTGCCCATCGCCTATACGATGGGCCTGCCGGCCGAAAGCACGATGATCCTGCTCGCCGCCGTCTATTGCGGCGCCGAGTATGGCGGCCGCATCTCCTCGATCCTTCTGAACGTGCCGGGCGATGCCGGCGCCGTGATGACGGCGCTCGACGGCAACCCGATGGCTCGCCAGGGCCGCGCCGGCGAGGCGCTGATGCTCTCGGGCCTCTCCTCCTTCGTCGGCGGGGTCTTCGGCGCCGTCGGGCTTGCGCTGTTCGCGCCGCTGCTTGCGGGCCTCGCGATCGGCTTCGGCCCGGCCGAATATTTCGTGCTGATGGTCTTTGCCTTCGCCACGCTCGGCTCCATGGTCGGCAGCCAGCCGGTAAAGACGCTGATCGGCTGCACGCTCGGCCTGATGCTCGCAACGGTCGGCCTCGACGCCACCTCCGGCGCCTACCGCTTCACCTTCAACGAGCCAGAACTCGGTGACGGCATCGAATTTGTCGTGCTGGTCATCGGCCTGTTCTCGGTGTCCGAGGCGCTGCTGATCCTCGAGCACCAGGCAAGCGGCGTCACGGTCATCCGCGAGCTCGGCCGCATGACCGCCCGCCTCGACGACATCCGCAAATCGATCGGCGCGACGCTGCGCGGCTCAGTCATCGGCTTTATCGTCGGCGTGCTGCCCGGCACCGGCGCATCGGTTTCGAGCGCGGTTTCCTACACCACGGAAAAGCGCATCTCCGACACCGAGGGCACCTTCGGCAAGGGCGACGTGCGCGGCCTGACGGCACCGGAGGCGGCCAACAACGCCACCGCCTGCGGCGCCTTCGTGCCGATGCTGACGCTCGGCGTGCCCGGCTCCGGCACGACCGCCGTCATGCTCGGCGCGCTGATGCTCTACAACATCCAGCCGGGCCCGATGCTGATCACCGAGCGGCCGGAAGTGGTCGGCGGCCTCGTCGCGTCGCTGTTCATCGGCAACGTGCTGCTGCTTCTCCTCAACCTGCCGCTCGTCAACATCTTTGCCCGCGTGCTGACAGTGCCGAACTGGCTGCTGGTTCCGGGCATCCTGGTGCTGTCGATCGTTGGCGTCTATTCGACCCACGCGTCGGTGTTCTCGATCCTTCTGATGCTCGGCATCGGCGTTATCGGCTGGATGCTTCGAAAGGCCGGCTTCGACATGGCGCCGATCATCCTCGGCTTTGTGCTCGGGCATGTGATGGAGGTGAACCTGCGCAATGCGCTGGCGATCAGCGGCGGCGACATCTCGATCCTGTTCCAGAGCAAAATCTCTATCATCCTCTGGATTCTGGCGGGCGCCATGGCCGTGATGCCGCTTCTTGTCGGCTGGAGGAAGGCGAAGCGCATGAAGACCGCGACGAGCTAG
- a CDS encoding ornithine cyclodeaminase family protein produces the protein MIVVGREKLASLPLLTLAAPAIRDAYIAVTDGRANVPPVGYLPLPGRNADCHIKYGYIDGDPIFVVKIASGFYDNPAKGLPSSNGMMVAVSSQTGDVVAVLDDKGLLTDLRTGIGGAIATMALWRKDARRIGIVGTGTQARIQIRALAALSDRPLRFTVWGRSMERANAVLADLEDLELSIAATTDLETLCRQSDAIVTTTPSKEPLIRSDWIAPGTHVTAMGADAPGKQELDIALVARADRLVADLAEQCFDHGEFSAAARAGLIGTDRCVALGAILSGAAKGRRSDRDITIADLTGIATQDIAIARTVLDELGLLGRLQGTTQ, from the coding sequence ATGATCGTCGTCGGCCGCGAGAAACTCGCATCCCTGCCGCTGCTGACGCTTGCCGCACCGGCCATCCGCGACGCCTACATCGCCGTCACGGATGGCCGCGCCAACGTGCCGCCGGTCGGCTATCTGCCGCTTCCGGGGCGCAATGCGGATTGCCATATCAAATATGGCTACATCGACGGCGATCCGATCTTCGTCGTGAAGATCGCCTCCGGCTTCTACGACAATCCGGCCAAGGGATTGCCCTCGAGCAACGGCATGATGGTCGCGGTATCCTCGCAGACCGGCGACGTGGTGGCCGTGCTCGACGACAAGGGGCTGCTCACCGATCTTCGCACCGGCATCGGCGGTGCGATCGCGACGATGGCGCTCTGGCGCAAGGACGCGCGGAGGATCGGAATCGTCGGCACCGGAACGCAGGCGCGCATCCAGATCCGGGCGCTTGCCGCACTCTCGGATCGACCGCTGCGGTTCACGGTCTGGGGGCGATCCATGGAACGGGCCAACGCCGTGCTTGCCGACCTTGAGGACCTCGAACTTTCCATCGCTGCAACGACCGATCTCGAAACCCTCTGTCGCCAGTCCGATGCGATCGTCACCACGACGCCATCGAAGGAGCCGCTGATCCGATCGGACTGGATCGCGCCTGGCACCCATGTCACCGCCATGGGTGCGGACGCACCCGGCAAGCAGGAGCTCGACATTGCCCTCGTTGCGCGCGCCGACCGGCTGGTCGCCGATCTCGCCGAGCAATGCTTTGACCATGGCGAATTTTCTGCAGCGGCCCGCGCCGGGCTGATCGGTACGGACCGCTGTGTCGCGCTCGGCGCGATCCTTTCCGGTGCGGCCAAAGGCCGGCGCTCGGACCGTGACATCACCATCGCCGACCTCACGGGGATCGCGACACAGGACATCGCCATCGCCCGCACCGTGCTCGATGAACTCGGCCTGCTCGGCCGCCTGCAAGGAACAACCCAATGA
- a CDS encoding response regulator transcription factor, with amino-acid sequence MRIFLVEDTRDVGEAISRRLEKVGHTVDWQTDGQAAADILEFTDYDLVILDVMLPGLDGFEILRHLRARRKTTPVLVLTARSEIEDRVGALDLGADDYLVKPFDFRELEARTRVLLRRRQGDPTNLIECGDLVLDRNSRSVRVGNREVQLKRREITLLEVLAARPGRVFSKDELLDRLFGFDENVNPNAVELYVGRLRKKIEGSSVRIVTIRGLGYQLVADEAA; translated from the coding sequence ATGCGCATCTTTCTGGTGGAGGACACGAGGGATGTCGGGGAGGCAATCAGCCGTCGACTGGAAAAGGTCGGGCACACCGTCGATTGGCAGACGGACGGTCAAGCCGCCGCCGACATACTCGAATTTACCGATTATGATCTCGTGATCCTCGACGTCATGTTGCCGGGGCTCGACGGGTTCGAGATCCTGCGCCATCTGCGCGCCCGGCGAAAGACGACGCCGGTGCTGGTGCTGACGGCGCGTTCCGAAATCGAGGACCGGGTCGGCGCGCTCGACCTCGGCGCCGATGACTACCTCGTCAAGCCGTTCGATTTCCGCGAGCTCGAAGCGCGTACGCGTGTGCTCCTGCGCCGTCGCCAGGGCGATCCGACCAACCTCATCGAGTGCGGCGATCTGGTGCTCGACCGCAACAGCCGCTCCGTGCGGGTGGGCAATCGCGAGGTCCAGCTCAAGCGCCGGGAGATCACGCTTCTGGAGGTACTGGCCGCCCGGCCGGGGCGGGTTTTCAGCAAGGACGAGCTGCTCGACCGGCTGTTCGGCTTCGACGAAAACGTCAACCCCAACGCCGTCGAACTCTATGTCGGAAGGCTGCGCAAGAAGATCGAGGGCTCGTCGGTGCGCATCGTCACCATCCGGGGTCTCGGCTATCAACTGGTGGCCGATGAAGCGGCGTGA